The Mesorhizobium sp. AR02 genomic interval TGGGCAACCGCGCGGTCGAAGACGAGGCCGCCGCGAACCGGGAAATCCTTGACCAGATGACGAACCGACAGCGCTGCTTCCGGCGCTGGCCTGGTTTCCGCTTGAATCTGCTCCGCTGCTGCGCTCATCGGGTCACGCTTCCAGTCTCCAGGCTTGCCGCTGCCAGCGCAGCGCTGTGGAAGGGCGGCAAGGTCGTCGCGAAATGGCAGGCTGAGAAGCGGCCACCAATGTCATGCAGCGGCGGATCGTCAACCCGGCAGCGCGCCTCGGCATGGATACAGCGCGGATGGAAAGCGCAGCCGCCCGGCAGCCGGCCAAGTGCAGGCGGCGAGCCGTCGATCGAGAACAACCGGTCGCGGCTTTCCTCGAGGTTCGGGATCGAGGCGATGAGGCCGCGCGTATAGGGATGGCGCGGGTCCGCGAACAGGTCCGACACGGTGGCCTGCTCGACGACACGGCCGGAATAGACGACGGCGACGCGGTCGGCATGGCCGGCGACGACGCCGAGGTCATGGGTGATCAGCACCAGGCCGAGGCCGAGTCGCTCCTGCAGCGAGCGCAGCACGGTCAGGATCTGCGCCTGCACCGTCACGTCGAGCGCCGTGGTCGGCTCGTCGGCGATCAACAGGTCTGGGTCGTTGGCGACGGCCATGGCGATGACCGCGCGCTGGCGCATGCCGCCGGAGAATTCATGCGGATACTGGCTGACGCGGCGCTCCGGCTGCGGGATCGCCACCAGGGCGAGCAGTTCGACCGCACGCGCCATGGCCTGCTTGCAGGTGACACGCTGATGCAGCCTGACCGCCTCGGCGATCTGGGCGCCGACGGTCATCACTGGATTGAGCGAGGACAGCGGATCCTGAAAGATCATGGCGATGCGCGCGCCCCTGATCTTGCGCATTTCGCGCGACGATTTGCCAACCAGTTCCTCGCCCTTGAAGCGGACCGAGCCGGTGACCACCGCGTTCTTCGAGGTCAGGCCGAGTGCCGCAAGCATGCCGACCGACTTGCCCGAACCGGATTCGCCAACAATGCCGACCACCTCGCCCTTGGCGACGTCGAGGTCGATGCCGCGCACGGCCTCGAACTGGCTGCCGGCCTTGCGGAACCCGACCCGCAACCCGCGTATGGACAGCAGCGGCTCGCGCTCGCCTGGCCTGTCGATCGCGCCGGAGCGCGCTGAAGATAGCTGTGCGCTCATCGCCTAGTCCGACCTTGGATCGAGAATGTCGCGCAGGCCGTCGCCGATGAAGTTGAAGCCGAGCACGATGGTGAGGATGGCGACGCCGGGGCCGAAGGCGATCCACCATTGGTAGAAATGCACGGCGCCGTCGGAGATCATCGAGCCCCATTCGGGCGTCGGCGGCGTGGCGCCAAGGCCGATGAAGCTGAGCGATGCGGCAAGCAGCACGACCTGGCCGAGATCCATGGTGGCGCTGATCAGCACCGGGGTCCAGCAGAGCGGCAATATGTGCGTGAACAGGACGCGGCTTGGCCGGGCGCCGGCGGCGATCGCCGCCTCGACATGCTCGCGCTCCTTCACCTCCAGCACCTGCGCGCGCATCAGCCGGGCGTAGACCGGCCACCAGACCAGCACCATGGCGATGGCCGCATTGCCGAGGCCTGGCCCGAGTGAGGCTGCGACAGCCATGGCCAGCAGCATCGGCGGGAAGGAGAGAGTGATGTCGACCAGCCGCATGATCGCCGCACCCGTCAGGCCGCCGACGAAGCCGGAGATCGCGCCGAGCAGCGAACCGATGACGACGGCCGAAACGACGACCAGAACCGCGATCGGCAGCGAATGCGCCGCCCCGTGCAAGGTGCGGGCCAGCACGTCGCGGCCGAGTGCGTCCGTGCCCAGCCAATGCGCCCAGCTCGGCGGCTGCAGGCGGCGCGCCACCATTTCCAGCGGATCGAACTGCACCACCAGATTGGCGAACACGGTCATGAACAGCCAGAACAGGATGACGACCGTGCCGATGACGAGCGGCGCGGTCAGCCATTCGGGGATGGCGGCGGAGCGGGATTTGGTGA includes:
- a CDS encoding ABC transporter ATP-binding protein, with protein sequence MSAQLSSARSGAIDRPGEREPLLSIRGLRVGFRKAGSQFEAVRGIDLDVAKGEVVGIVGESGSGKSVGMLAALGLTSKNAVVTGSVRFKGEELVGKSSREMRKIRGARIAMIFQDPLSSLNPVMTVGAQIAEAVRLHQRVTCKQAMARAVELLALVAIPQPERRVSQYPHEFSGGMRQRAVIAMAVANDPDLLIADEPTTALDVTVQAQILTVLRSLQERLGLGLVLITHDLGVVAGHADRVAVVYSGRVVEQATVSDLFADPRHPYTRGLIASIPNLEESRDRLFSIDGSPPALGRLPGGCAFHPRCIHAEARCRVDDPPLHDIGGRFSACHFATTLPPFHSAALAAASLETGSVTR
- a CDS encoding ABC transporter permease, coding for MSAIVTKSRSAAIPEWLTAPLVIGTVVILFWLFMTVFANLVVQFDPLEMVARRLQPPSWAHWLGTDALGRDVLARTLHGAAHSLPIAVLVVVSAVVIGSLLGAISGFVGGLTGAAIMRLVDITLSFPPMLLAMAVAASLGPGLGNAAIAMVLVWWPVYARLMRAQVLEVKEREHVEAAIAAGARPSRVLFTHILPLCWTPVLISATMDLGQVVLLAASLSFIGLGATPPTPEWGSMISDGAVHFYQWWIAFGPGVAILTIVLGFNFIGDGLRDILDPRSD